A single window of Salvia splendens isolate huo1 chromosome 8, SspV2, whole genome shotgun sequence DNA harbors:
- the LOC121744997 gene encoding argininosuccinate synthase, chloroplastic-like isoform X2 — protein MPNSQIFRDKISSCIAPDCHGSDSRDSCRTYDKVHCSRRMASQEQVGVKASEFHGLSISQTLAKFGPVRENHAIKAVLASDKELSTSSGADSKVLRKKLNKVVLAYSGGLDTSVIVPWLRENYGCEVVCFTADVGQGLQELDGLEQKARASGACQLIVKDLKEEFVKDFIFPCLRAGAIYERKYLLGTSMARPVIAKAMVDAAKEVGADAVSHGCTGKGNDQVRFELTFFALNPELNVVAPWREWEITGREDAIEYAKKHNVPVPVTKKSIYSRDRNLWHLSHEGDILEDPANEPKEDMYMMSVDPTNAPDTPEYVKIGIVEGLPVSVNGKELSPASLLAELNDLGGKHGVGRIDMVENRLVGMKSRGVYETPGGTILFSAVRELESLTLDRETIQIKDSLALKYAELVYAGRWFDPLRESMDAFMKEITKTTSGSVTLKLYKGSVSVAGRESPNSLYRQDISSFESSDIYNQADAAGFIRLYGLPMRVRAMLEKRL, from the exons ATGCCTAATTCCCAGATTTTCAGAGACAAGATTTCGTCTTGCATTGCACCGGATTGCCATGGCTCAGATTCACGCG ATTCATGTAGAACTTATGACAAAGTTCACTGCAGTCGGCGAATGGCCTCACAAGAGCAG GTAGGAGTAAAAGCCAGCGAGTTTCACGGCCTTTCAATCTCCCAAACCCTAGCTAAATTTGGACCAGTTCGTGAAAATCATG CTATCAAAGCAGTTTTGGCTAGTGACAAGGAGTTGTCAACTTCTAGTGGTGCCGATAGTAAGGTTTTGCGTAAAAAGTTGAACAAGGTAGTACTGGCTTACAGTGGTGGTCTAGACACATCTGTAATTGTACCTTGGCTTAG gGAGAACTATGGTTGTGAGGTTGTGTGCTTCACTGCAGATGTTGGTCAA GGTCTGCAAGAATTGGATGGTTTAGAACAAAAGGCCAGGGCTAGTGGGGCATGCCAACTGATAGTGAAGGATTTAAAGGAGGAATTTGTGAAAGATTTTATCTTTCCTTGCTTACGAGCTGGTGCCATCTATGAGAGGAAATACTTGCTTGGGACTTCAATGGCTCGTCCAGTTATTGCAAAG GCAATGGTTGATGCTGCCAAAGAGGTTGGAGCCGATGCTGTATCTCATGGGTGTACTGGGAAAGGAAATGATCAA GTCCGCTTTGAGCTCACCTTCTTTGCACTGAACCCTGAACTCAATGTTGTTGCGCCTTGGAGGGAATGGGAAATAACAGGAAGAGAAGATGCTATTGAATATGCTAAAAAGCATAATGTGCCTGTTCCAGTGACAAAGAAATCGATCTACAGCAGAGACAGGAATCTGTGGCATCTCAGCCATGAG GGGGATATCTTGGAGGACCCAGCTAATGAACCGAAAGAGGACATGTATATGATGTCAGTGGACCCAACAAACGCACCTGATACACCTGA GTACGTGAAAATTGGTATAGTTGAAGGTCTGCCAGTTTCAGTCAATGGGAAGGAACTATCTCCTGCTTCCCTACTTGCAGAGCTCAATGACCTAGGTGGGAAGCATGGAGTCGGACGCATAGACATGGTTGAAAATCGACTTGTTGGCATGAAAAGCCGTGGGGTTTATGAAACTCCTGGCGGGACCATCCTCTTCTCTGCAGTGCGTGAGCTCGAGTCCCTAACACTAGATCGCGAGACCATCCAGATCAAGGACTCTCTTGCCCTCAAGTATGCTGAGTTAGTGTACGCTGGTCGGTGGTTCGATCCTCTTCGCGAATCCATGGATGCTTTCATGAAGGAAATCACTAAGACTACATCTGGTTCAGTGACTCTCAAACTTTACAAAGGATCTGTGAGTGTAGCTGGCAGGGAAAGTCCCAACAGTCTCTACAGGCAAGACATTTCTTCGTTCGAGAGCAGCGATATCTACAATCAAGCCGATGCTGCTGGATTTATCCGCCTCTATGGATTGCCAATGAGGGTCCGAGCTATGCTGGAGAAAAGGTTGTAA
- the LOC121744997 gene encoding argininosuccinate synthase, chloroplastic-like isoform X3 codes for MAQIHAVSSCSSTNLFSGLKIDSCRTYDKVHCSRRMASQEQVGVKASEFHGLSISQTLAKFGPVRENHAIKAVLASDKELSTSSGADSKVLRKKLNKVVLAYSGGLDTSVIVPWLRENYGCEVVCFTADVGQGLQELDGLEQKARASGACQLIVKDLKEEFVKDFIFPCLRAGAIYERKYLLGTSMARPVIAKAMVDAAKEVGADAVSHGCTGKGNDQVRFELTFFALNPELNVVAPWREWEITGREDAIEYAKKHNVPVPVTKKSIYSRDRNLWHLSHEGDILEDPANEPKEDMYMMSVDPTNAPDTPEYVKIGIVEGLPVSVNGKELSPASLLAELNDLGGKHGVGRIDMVENRLVGMKSRGVYETPGGTILFSAVRELESLTLDRETIQIKDSLALKYAELVYAGRWFDPLRESMDAFMKEITKTTSGSVTLKLYKGSVSVAGRESPNSLYRQDISSFESSDIYNQADAAGFIRLYGLPMRVRAMLEKRL; via the exons ATGGCTCAGATTCACGCGGTATCTTCATGTTCTTCCACCAATCTTTTCAGTGGTTTGAAAATAG ATTCATGTAGAACTTATGACAAAGTTCACTGCAGTCGGCGAATGGCCTCACAAGAGCAG GTAGGAGTAAAAGCCAGCGAGTTTCACGGCCTTTCAATCTCCCAAACCCTAGCTAAATTTGGACCAGTTCGTGAAAATCATG CTATCAAAGCAGTTTTGGCTAGTGACAAGGAGTTGTCAACTTCTAGTGGTGCCGATAGTAAGGTTTTGCGTAAAAAGTTGAACAAGGTAGTACTGGCTTACAGTGGTGGTCTAGACACATCTGTAATTGTACCTTGGCTTAG gGAGAACTATGGTTGTGAGGTTGTGTGCTTCACTGCAGATGTTGGTCAA GGTCTGCAAGAATTGGATGGTTTAGAACAAAAGGCCAGGGCTAGTGGGGCATGCCAACTGATAGTGAAGGATTTAAAGGAGGAATTTGTGAAAGATTTTATCTTTCCTTGCTTACGAGCTGGTGCCATCTATGAGAGGAAATACTTGCTTGGGACTTCAATGGCTCGTCCAGTTATTGCAAAG GCAATGGTTGATGCTGCCAAAGAGGTTGGAGCCGATGCTGTATCTCATGGGTGTACTGGGAAAGGAAATGATCAA GTCCGCTTTGAGCTCACCTTCTTTGCACTGAACCCTGAACTCAATGTTGTTGCGCCTTGGAGGGAATGGGAAATAACAGGAAGAGAAGATGCTATTGAATATGCTAAAAAGCATAATGTGCCTGTTCCAGTGACAAAGAAATCGATCTACAGCAGAGACAGGAATCTGTGGCATCTCAGCCATGAG GGGGATATCTTGGAGGACCCAGCTAATGAACCGAAAGAGGACATGTATATGATGTCAGTGGACCCAACAAACGCACCTGATACACCTGA GTACGTGAAAATTGGTATAGTTGAAGGTCTGCCAGTTTCAGTCAATGGGAAGGAACTATCTCCTGCTTCCCTACTTGCAGAGCTCAATGACCTAGGTGGGAAGCATGGAGTCGGACGCATAGACATGGTTGAAAATCGACTTGTTGGCATGAAAAGCCGTGGGGTTTATGAAACTCCTGGCGGGACCATCCTCTTCTCTGCAGTGCGTGAGCTCGAGTCCCTAACACTAGATCGCGAGACCATCCAGATCAAGGACTCTCTTGCCCTCAAGTATGCTGAGTTAGTGTACGCTGGTCGGTGGTTCGATCCTCTTCGCGAATCCATGGATGCTTTCATGAAGGAAATCACTAAGACTACATCTGGTTCAGTGACTCTCAAACTTTACAAAGGATCTGTGAGTGTAGCTGGCAGGGAAAGTCCCAACAGTCTCTACAGGCAAGACATTTCTTCGTTCGAGAGCAGCGATATCTACAATCAAGCCGATGCTGCTGGATTTATCCGCCTCTATGGATTGCCAATGAGGGTCCGAGCTATGCTGGAGAAAAGGTTGTAA
- the LOC121744997 gene encoding argininosuccinate synthase, chloroplastic-like isoform X4 — translation MASQEQVGVKASEFHGLSISQTLAKFGPVRENHAIKAVLASDKELSTSSGADSKVLRKKLNKVVLAYSGGLDTSVIVPWLRENYGCEVVCFTADVGQGLQELDGLEQKARASGACQLIVKDLKEEFVKDFIFPCLRAGAIYERKYLLGTSMARPVIAKAMVDAAKEVGADAVSHGCTGKGNDQVRFELTFFALNPELNVVAPWREWEITGREDAIEYAKKHNVPVPVTKKSIYSRDRNLWHLSHEGDILEDPANEPKEDMYMMSVDPTNAPDTPEYVKIGIVEGLPVSVNGKELSPASLLAELNDLGGKHGVGRIDMVENRLVGMKSRGVYETPGGTILFSAVRELESLTLDRETIQIKDSLALKYAELVYAGRWFDPLRESMDAFMKEITKTTSGSVTLKLYKGSVSVAGRESPNSLYRQDISSFESSDIYNQADAAGFIRLYGLPMRVRAMLEKRL, via the exons ATGGCCTCACAAGAGCAG GTAGGAGTAAAAGCCAGCGAGTTTCACGGCCTTTCAATCTCCCAAACCCTAGCTAAATTTGGACCAGTTCGTGAAAATCATG CTATCAAAGCAGTTTTGGCTAGTGACAAGGAGTTGTCAACTTCTAGTGGTGCCGATAGTAAGGTTTTGCGTAAAAAGTTGAACAAGGTAGTACTGGCTTACAGTGGTGGTCTAGACACATCTGTAATTGTACCTTGGCTTAG gGAGAACTATGGTTGTGAGGTTGTGTGCTTCACTGCAGATGTTGGTCAA GGTCTGCAAGAATTGGATGGTTTAGAACAAAAGGCCAGGGCTAGTGGGGCATGCCAACTGATAGTGAAGGATTTAAAGGAGGAATTTGTGAAAGATTTTATCTTTCCTTGCTTACGAGCTGGTGCCATCTATGAGAGGAAATACTTGCTTGGGACTTCAATGGCTCGTCCAGTTATTGCAAAG GCAATGGTTGATGCTGCCAAAGAGGTTGGAGCCGATGCTGTATCTCATGGGTGTACTGGGAAAGGAAATGATCAA GTCCGCTTTGAGCTCACCTTCTTTGCACTGAACCCTGAACTCAATGTTGTTGCGCCTTGGAGGGAATGGGAAATAACAGGAAGAGAAGATGCTATTGAATATGCTAAAAAGCATAATGTGCCTGTTCCAGTGACAAAGAAATCGATCTACAGCAGAGACAGGAATCTGTGGCATCTCAGCCATGAG GGGGATATCTTGGAGGACCCAGCTAATGAACCGAAAGAGGACATGTATATGATGTCAGTGGACCCAACAAACGCACCTGATACACCTGA GTACGTGAAAATTGGTATAGTTGAAGGTCTGCCAGTTTCAGTCAATGGGAAGGAACTATCTCCTGCTTCCCTACTTGCAGAGCTCAATGACCTAGGTGGGAAGCATGGAGTCGGACGCATAGACATGGTTGAAAATCGACTTGTTGGCATGAAAAGCCGTGGGGTTTATGAAACTCCTGGCGGGACCATCCTCTTCTCTGCAGTGCGTGAGCTCGAGTCCCTAACACTAGATCGCGAGACCATCCAGATCAAGGACTCTCTTGCCCTCAAGTATGCTGAGTTAGTGTACGCTGGTCGGTGGTTCGATCCTCTTCGCGAATCCATGGATGCTTTCATGAAGGAAATCACTAAGACTACATCTGGTTCAGTGACTCTCAAACTTTACAAAGGATCTGTGAGTGTAGCTGGCAGGGAAAGTCCCAACAGTCTCTACAGGCAAGACATTTCTTCGTTCGAGAGCAGCGATATCTACAATCAAGCCGATGCTGCTGGATTTATCCGCCTCTATGGATTGCCAATGAGGGTCCGAGCTATGCTGGAGAAAAGGTTGTAA
- the LOC121744997 gene encoding argininosuccinate synthase, chloroplastic-like isoform X1 has translation MLPEYHSSIASQLLTRFSFVIFRDKISSCIAPDCHGSDSRDSCRTYDKVHCSRRMASQEQVGVKASEFHGLSISQTLAKFGPVRENHAIKAVLASDKELSTSSGADSKVLRKKLNKVVLAYSGGLDTSVIVPWLRENYGCEVVCFTADVGQGLQELDGLEQKARASGACQLIVKDLKEEFVKDFIFPCLRAGAIYERKYLLGTSMARPVIAKAMVDAAKEVGADAVSHGCTGKGNDQVRFELTFFALNPELNVVAPWREWEITGREDAIEYAKKHNVPVPVTKKSIYSRDRNLWHLSHEGDILEDPANEPKEDMYMMSVDPTNAPDTPEYVKIGIVEGLPVSVNGKELSPASLLAELNDLGGKHGVGRIDMVENRLVGMKSRGVYETPGGTILFSAVRELESLTLDRETIQIKDSLALKYAELVYAGRWFDPLRESMDAFMKEITKTTSGSVTLKLYKGSVSVAGRESPNSLYRQDISSFESSDIYNQADAAGFIRLYGLPMRVRAMLEKRL, from the exons ATGCTTCCAGAATATCATTCATCTATTGCCTCTCAGTTGTTGACTCGGTTTAGTTTTGTG ATTTTCAGAGACAAGATTTCGTCTTGCATTGCACCGGATTGCCATGGCTCAGATTCACGCG ATTCATGTAGAACTTATGACAAAGTTCACTGCAGTCGGCGAATGGCCTCACAAGAGCAG GTAGGAGTAAAAGCCAGCGAGTTTCACGGCCTTTCAATCTCCCAAACCCTAGCTAAATTTGGACCAGTTCGTGAAAATCATG CTATCAAAGCAGTTTTGGCTAGTGACAAGGAGTTGTCAACTTCTAGTGGTGCCGATAGTAAGGTTTTGCGTAAAAAGTTGAACAAGGTAGTACTGGCTTACAGTGGTGGTCTAGACACATCTGTAATTGTACCTTGGCTTAG gGAGAACTATGGTTGTGAGGTTGTGTGCTTCACTGCAGATGTTGGTCAA GGTCTGCAAGAATTGGATGGTTTAGAACAAAAGGCCAGGGCTAGTGGGGCATGCCAACTGATAGTGAAGGATTTAAAGGAGGAATTTGTGAAAGATTTTATCTTTCCTTGCTTACGAGCTGGTGCCATCTATGAGAGGAAATACTTGCTTGGGACTTCAATGGCTCGTCCAGTTATTGCAAAG GCAATGGTTGATGCTGCCAAAGAGGTTGGAGCCGATGCTGTATCTCATGGGTGTACTGGGAAAGGAAATGATCAA GTCCGCTTTGAGCTCACCTTCTTTGCACTGAACCCTGAACTCAATGTTGTTGCGCCTTGGAGGGAATGGGAAATAACAGGAAGAGAAGATGCTATTGAATATGCTAAAAAGCATAATGTGCCTGTTCCAGTGACAAAGAAATCGATCTACAGCAGAGACAGGAATCTGTGGCATCTCAGCCATGAG GGGGATATCTTGGAGGACCCAGCTAATGAACCGAAAGAGGACATGTATATGATGTCAGTGGACCCAACAAACGCACCTGATACACCTGA GTACGTGAAAATTGGTATAGTTGAAGGTCTGCCAGTTTCAGTCAATGGGAAGGAACTATCTCCTGCTTCCCTACTTGCAGAGCTCAATGACCTAGGTGGGAAGCATGGAGTCGGACGCATAGACATGGTTGAAAATCGACTTGTTGGCATGAAAAGCCGTGGGGTTTATGAAACTCCTGGCGGGACCATCCTCTTCTCTGCAGTGCGTGAGCTCGAGTCCCTAACACTAGATCGCGAGACCATCCAGATCAAGGACTCTCTTGCCCTCAAGTATGCTGAGTTAGTGTACGCTGGTCGGTGGTTCGATCCTCTTCGCGAATCCATGGATGCTTTCATGAAGGAAATCACTAAGACTACATCTGGTTCAGTGACTCTCAAACTTTACAAAGGATCTGTGAGTGTAGCTGGCAGGGAAAGTCCCAACAGTCTCTACAGGCAAGACATTTCTTCGTTCGAGAGCAGCGATATCTACAATCAAGCCGATGCTGCTGGATTTATCCGCCTCTATGGATTGCCAATGAGGGTCCGAGCTATGCTGGAGAAAAGGTTGTAA